The following are encoded in a window of Thermoproteota archaeon genomic DNA:
- a CDS encoding nitrite/sulfite reductase: MTVSNLKQSRPESNLPKINWARMEEADNFAKTVKLFRQGKYDEDSFRRFRLQHGAYGTRMTSDYAMVRIKLPAGEVYPNQLDKIAELSEAFSIGSAHFSTRENIQLHWVVLEDVSEIMRGLAEVGLTSREACGNSVRNVMCSPLSGVCSSEEFDATPYALATAKFLLRNPMNQNLPRKFKFNFTCCEEHGMVRMVDVGLIPQIREIDGTKQRGFKIFLGGGLGNRSFVGHQLEDFTPEDDLLYTSIAVIRIFDRLGDRKNLARNRMRYLVNDMGWENFQNLVLKERAIVRATQSVIVDLDVDTTPNEIKSPIRVSDESGATNSDGYARWYKTNTIKQKQDGFRTVFLTLEAGDITANQLHAIADVCRNFSSEGMGRAGFNQNIAFRYVREDDLPRLYSKLLEVGLANSGGLTMAAPIGCSGTTSCNLALTNSHRLAKEIQRKFLELKFDEDDDLRDSTIKISGCPNSCGQHGIATIGFFGGGGRVGKDMYPNYQMSLGGRSDGETMLGVNCLRVPAKRVIPVILKIIEIFKKNKKDNETLKSWIHRVVSGNESSEIKSVNDIKNALSSLIAPPPKNEDADFYSDYGSGESYHTRTGKGECAA; encoded by the coding sequence TTGACGGTATCTAATCTAAAGCAATCTAGACCCGAGTCAAACTTACCTAAAATTAACTGGGCTAGAATGGAAGAAGCTGATAATTTTGCAAAAACTGTAAAATTATTCAGACAGGGAAAATATGATGAAGATAGTTTCAGACGCTTCAGATTACAACATGGTGCATATGGTACTAGAATGACTAGCGATTATGCCATGGTTCGAATAAAACTTCCTGCAGGAGAAGTTTATCCAAATCAACTCGATAAAATTGCAGAACTTAGTGAGGCGTTCTCTATTGGAAGTGCACATTTTTCCACTCGTGAAAACATTCAGCTACATTGGGTTGTTTTAGAGGATGTATCTGAAATTATGCGTGGGTTAGCAGAAGTCGGATTAACATCTAGAGAAGCATGTGGTAACTCTGTAAGAAATGTAATGTGCAGTCCACTTTCTGGCGTTTGTTCTTCAGAAGAGTTTGATGCAACACCATATGCACTAGCAACTGCAAAATTTTTACTCCGAAATCCCATGAATCAAAATCTTCCTCGTAAATTCAAATTCAATTTTACTTGCTGTGAAGAACATGGAATGGTACGAATGGTAGATGTGGGATTAATTCCACAAATTAGAGAAATTGATGGGACAAAGCAGCGTGGCTTTAAAATTTTCCTAGGTGGTGGTCTTGGTAATAGATCCTTTGTTGGTCATCAATTAGAAGACTTTACCCCTGAAGATGATTTACTCTACACTTCGATTGCTGTTATTCGAATTTTTGATAGACTAGGAGATAGGAAAAATCTTGCAAGAAATAGAATGCGTTACCTTGTTAATGACATGGGTTGGGAAAACTTTCAAAATCTTGTTCTAAAAGAAAGAGCTATTGTTCGTGCCACTCAATCAGTTATTGTTGATCTTGATGTGGATACAACTCCAAATGAAATCAAATCTCCTATACGAGTCAGTGATGAATCTGGAGCTACAAACTCTGATGGATATGCTAGGTGGTACAAAACAAATACCATCAAACAGAAACAAGATGGATTCCGAACCGTATTTCTCACACTCGAAGCTGGTGATATTACCGCAAATCAACTTCATGCAATTGCTGATGTCTGTAGAAACTTTTCCTCAGAAGGAATGGGACGTGCAGGATTTAATCAAAACATTGCATTTCGTTATGTGCGTGAAGATGATCTTCCTCGATTGTACTCGAAATTACTTGAAGTAGGATTGGCAAATTCCGGTGGTCTAACCATGGCTGCCCCAATTGGATGTTCAGGTACAACCTCGTGTAATTTGGCATTGACTAATTCCCATAGGCTTGCAAAAGAGATTCAACGTAAATTCTTGGAACTAAAATTCGATGAAGATGATGATCTACGTGACTCTACGATTAAGATAAGTGGATGCCCTAATTCATGTGGGCAACATGGGATTGCAACTATCGGATTTTTTGGTGGCGGAGGACGAGTTGGAAAAGATATGTATCCAAATTATCAGATGTCTCTTGGTGGTCGTTCTGATGGTGAAACAATGCTTGGCGTTAACTGTCTTCGTGTTCCTGCAAAACGAGTTATTCCTGTAATCTTAAAGATTATTGAGATCTTCAAGAAAAACAAAAAGGATAATGAAACTTTAAAGTCGTGGATACACCGTGTGGTATCAGGCAATGAATCATCTGAGATAAAATCTGTAAATGATATCAAAAATGCATTATCTTCTCTTATTGCTCCTCCTCCAAAGAATGAGGATGCAGACTTTTACTCTGATTACGGAAGTGGTGAGAGCTATCACACCAGAACCGGTAAAGGTGAATGTGCTGCTTGA
- a CDS encoding sulfurtransferase produces MCCLSQQKNTRITIDSDSLRSEIRDKSVRVIDVRREEDYKQNHIPSSVNLPLANLLSDDSPERVLKLFQNMGIDDETPVVVYDDTFGALASRVAWTLEYIGHNEVSLLDVTYGQWKSLGLENDSQIPSISSKSHKLSLRPDIMATADYLEKSKEKSDVTLLDNRERLNYLEQHIPGAINLPYRTLATKEKILRPKDEMKRLLENRGVTPNSEIITYCGSVGTLSGLAYYALKSVDMPNVKLYVRSFKEWKSLEKPISKQEYANYWDLSAE; encoded by the coding sequence ATGTGCTGCTTGAGTCAACAAAAAAACACTCGAATTACAATTGATTCTGATTCGTTACGATCTGAGATTCGTGATAAAAGTGTAAGAGTAATTGACGTAAGACGAGAAGAAGACTATAAACAAAATCATATTCCATCATCGGTAAATCTTCCTCTTGCGAATTTATTATCTGATGATTCTCCTGAACGCGTTTTAAAACTATTTCAAAACATGGGCATTGATGATGAGACTCCAGTTGTGGTGTATGATGATACATTTGGCGCACTTGCATCTCGTGTTGCTTGGACGTTGGAGTATATCGGACACAATGAGGTTTCACTTTTAGATGTCACATATGGCCAATGGAAATCCCTTGGTCTTGAAAATGACTCTCAAATTCCATCTATATCATCAAAATCACACAAATTATCACTGCGTCCAGACATCATGGCAACAGCTGACTATTTGGAGAAATCCAAAGAAAAATCTGATGTAACACTATTGGATAATCGTGAGCGACTAAATTATCTAGAACAGCATATTCCAGGAGCAATTAATCTCCCTTACAGAACGCTTGCGACAAAGGAAAAAATCCTCCGTCCAAAAGATGAAATGAAAAGATTACTTGAAAATCGAGGAGTTACTCCGAATTCTGAGATTATTACTTACTGTGGTAGTGTTGGCACTTTATCTGGTTTGGCGTATTATGCTCTCAAATCAGTAGATATGCCAAATGTAAAATTGTATGTTCGCTCTTTTAAAGAATGGAAGAGTTTGGAAAAACCTATTTCAAAACAAGAATATGCAAATTACTGGGATCTTTCAGCCGAGTAA
- a CDS encoding tetratricopeptide repeat protein yields the protein MKKPFSKKSKPELPDKNEISNKEETSLTDSDYQRRKLFKKGINLMADEKLEEASLAFEQALRFDPNHVETLLKLGYARFHLDDHAEALRVYDRILDIDVTNAEAWNLKALVHYEQKNYSKALNSVEKAIESDPTYGMAWYNKACFLSLLSQIPESIDALKRSIEIDVKNARKAVKDKDFTNVRVEEGFRRIIEVVVLESIRQGYHTIGSIVWTTFLNKADAEESLRKLLEKGLIVKNEKREGLHKIPMYDLAPEIASKVGTEKKSLLGIKRKKLPGAVQNLKELSQAIQQVKASIEEEDVDKTLEIFDSFINTDKCGQQMIEQFFEEHREIRLWKIRLKDHGVDYIKDNKTKMLTMFDNIEVSVTKQLRNEIA from the coding sequence ATGAAAAAGCCTTTTTCAAAAAAATCCAAGCCAGAGCTGCCAGATAAGAACGAGATATCAAACAAGGAAGAGACCAGCCTCACAGATTCTGACTATCAACGACGCAAATTATTCAAAAAAGGCATCAATCTAATGGCAGATGAAAAGTTAGAGGAGGCATCACTAGCATTTGAGCAGGCTTTACGCTTTGATCCCAATCATGTTGAAACATTACTAAAATTAGGATATGCCAGATTCCATTTAGATGATCATGCCGAAGCATTAAGGGTCTATGATCGAATTTTAGATATCGATGTAACAAATGCAGAAGCATGGAATCTAAAAGCTTTGGTTCATTATGAACAAAAGAATTATTCAAAAGCTTTGAACAGTGTTGAAAAAGCTATTGAGTCAGATCCAACTTATGGTATGGCATGGTACAACAAAGCATGTTTTCTGTCATTGTTGTCACAAATACCGGAATCAATTGATGCACTAAAGCGTTCAATAGAAATTGATGTAAAGAATGCAAGAAAAGCAGTCAAAGATAAAGACTTTACAAATGTCAGAGTTGAGGAAGGATTTAGAAGAATAATTGAAGTTGTAGTTTTAGAATCAATTAGACAAGGATACCATACAATTGGTTCAATAGTTTGGACGACATTTCTTAACAAAGCAGACGCAGAAGAATCATTAAGAAAATTATTAGAAAAAGGATTAATTGTAAAAAATGAAAAACGAGAAGGATTACACAAAATACCAATGTATGATTTAGCGCCAGAAATTGCCAGTAAAGTTGGAACAGAAAAGAAAAGTTTGCTTGGAATTAAAAGAAAGAAGCTGCCAGGTGCTGTGCAAAATCTCAAAGAACTTAGTCAGGCAATTCAACAAGTAAAGGCATCAATTGAAGAAGAAGATGTAGACAAAACGCTAGAAATTTTTGATTCGTTTATTAACACAGATAAATGCGGACAGCAAATGATTGAACAATTCTTTGAAGAGCATAGAGAAATTCGTCTCTGGAAAATTAGACTAAAAGATCATGGAGTCGATTACATCAAAGATAACAAAACAAAAATGCTAACAATGTTTGATAATATTGAAGTATCAGTTACAAAGCAACTCAGAAATGAGATTGCCTAA